Within the Gaiellales bacterium genome, the region CACGCGCCTGCTGGACTGCATCGCGATCCTCCGGCAAGCCTGGGGCGACGGCCTCGTCACGGGCACGAGCCGCACGCCGTATCCCGGCGTCAGCGTGCGGCCGAAGCCCCACCGGCCGGGCGGCCCGCCGATCTGGATCGGCGCGTTCGCCGAGCGCGCCGTTCGCCGCGCCGGCAGGATCGCCGACGGCTTCATGGCCGGGATCGGCCTCCCCGAGGAGTTCGGCGAGCAGCTGGGATGGGCGCTCGACGAACACGCGAAGAGCAGCCGCGCCGACCTGCCGTTCGCGCCGAGCATCTACCAGTCGACGTTCGCCTGGGAGGGCGGCGACGCATGGACGGTGATGCGCGACGGCCTGCACTACCTCGACTGGAAGTACGTCGACATGGATGACGCCTTCGGTCGCGCCGGTGCGGCACCGGAGCCGCCTCCGCTCACGCCCGACAAGGAGGAGGAGCTGCGCCGCATGACGGTCGTCGGGACGCCGGAGGAGGTCGCTGCCGCGATCCGCGCCTACCGGGACGTCGCCGGTGACGACCTGCACTACATCGCCCAGCTCTACTGGCCGGGCATGCGGTACGAGCAGCAGCTCCAGGCGCTGCGGGTGTTCGCCGAGCGGGTCGCGCCCGCGCTCCGCTCCTGACGCGTCGCGGCCGTCAGGCCGTCGTGGCGAGCGCCGAGCGCACATGCTCGGCGGCCGCGGCGCCGCTGCGGACGGCGCCCTCGAACCAGCCGGCGTGCTCGCTCGCGACGTCCGAGCCGGCGAAGCAGATGGGCCCCGCCGGCAGGAACCGCCGCGCGTCGACCAGGTCGAGCCGCCCCGCCGGCGCTGTCAGCCAGGTGCCGAGGGAGGCCGGATCGCCGATCCAGTCGTGGTACCGCCAGTCGAGCAGCCCGGCGCCAGGGTGGAAGGCGCGCAGCGCGCGCTCGACATGCGCGCGCTCATTGCC harbors:
- a CDS encoding LLM class flavin-dependent oxidoreductase; this translates as MKLGYGLITCQRVPGDERSDADLYEQAVELAVEAERLGLDSVWVSEHHFVDDGYMPSLLPVAAAIAARTERIEIGTALLLAPLHDPVRLAEDAATVDVLSRGRLVLGLGLGWRREEFEGLHIPLDERRTRLLDCIAILRQAWGDGLVTGTSRTPYPGVSVRPKPHRPGGPPIWIGAFAERAVRRAGRIADGFMAGIGLPEEFGEQLGWALDEHAKSSRADLPFAPSIYQSTFAWEGGDAWTVMRDGLHYLDWKYVDMDDAFGRAGAAPEPPPLTPDKEEELRRMTVVGTPEEVAAAIRAYRDVAGDDLHYIAQLYWPGMRYEQQLQALRVFAERVAPALRS